In Flammeovirgaceae bacterium 311, one DNA window encodes the following:
- a CDS encoding bluf domain protein: protein MKFLYQLVYKSQRNPQCTEIEIQKILDSCKRNNSSKDITGVLLHSDDHFIQYLEGDKEIIKLYDLIKEDPRHKNAVLLSYGPLKERAFPSWHMGYKNLPKDQIDFLTESSTEDRALFNSIIKGEKQSGTTATNLLVKFFNRA, encoded by the coding sequence ATGAAATTTCTTTATCAGCTTGTGTACAAAAGCCAGCGTAATCCACAATGTACCGAGATTGAAATTCAGAAAATACTGGATTCCTGTAAGCGCAACAATTCATCCAAAGACATAACTGGTGTGTTGTTACATTCTGATGACCATTTTATTCAATACCTGGAGGGTGATAAAGAGATTATAAAACTGTACGACCTGATCAAGGAAGATCCACGCCATAAAAATGCTGTACTCTTAAGCTATGGGCCTCTAAAAGAGCGTGCATTTCCATCATGGCACATGGGGTACAAGAATTTGCCAAAAGACCAGATAGATTTTCTTACAGAAAGCAGTACGGAAGATAGGGCCCTGTTCAACTCCATCATCAAAGGCGAAAAGCAAAGCGGCACCACCGCCACCAACCTGCTGGTTAAGTTTTTCAACAGAGCCTGA